A window from Flavobacterium sp. 83 encodes these proteins:
- a CDS encoding glycoside hydrolase family 43 protein, with protein MNLSKSKTIFLLLLMFIGGIGFGQVGYQNPVLPGFYPDPSICRVNDDYYMVNSSFGYFPGVPIFHSKNLVNWEQLGYVLDREEQLPLVNAQVTLGIFAPTIRYNNGLFYMITTNITNKGNFYVTAKNPAGPWSNPIWIATPGIDPSLFFDDNGKVYVTSAQNWGPVKNRIVMSEIDITTGKLLSEPITIWKGTGGKYPEGPHLYKKDGFYYLMIAEGGTEYGHKVTIARSKNIWGAYESNPANPILTHANADEENNPIQGTGHADLVQTTDGSWFMVALGFRPLDSHQILGRETFLAPVVWNPNEWPMVNGTGSITLDMKVEKLPGQVKMKNYNQNDDFSGEKLGFEWNYINNPIPQNYSLLERKGYLRLYGSEKSLSENPGVTFVGRRQQHFNFNATTTIDFNPLTENEEAGITLYKDALHHYKLFIRKNRKERELVLVYNIGKINAVEKRIPLKKGTVKLTISGTPAFYEFGFSQGNNPQTTLEKVETKYLSTETAGGFTGVYIGLYASGNSIKSKASADFENFSYNVPE; from the coding sequence ATGAATCTTTCCAAAAGCAAAACAATCTTTCTGTTACTTCTAATGTTTATAGGAGGAATTGGCTTTGGTCAAGTAGGCTATCAAAATCCTGTTTTGCCCGGATTTTATCCTGACCCAAGTATTTGCCGAGTGAATGACGACTATTATATGGTCAACAGTAGTTTTGGTTATTTCCCTGGAGTGCCTATTTTTCATAGTAAAAACTTAGTGAACTGGGAACAATTAGGCTACGTTTTAGACAGAGAAGAACAATTGCCATTGGTAAATGCACAAGTCACTTTAGGAATTTTCGCCCCAACCATTCGATATAATAATGGCCTATTTTATATGATAACGACCAATATTACCAACAAAGGAAATTTCTACGTAACGGCAAAAAATCCAGCTGGACCTTGGTCAAATCCCATTTGGATTGCCACACCGGGAATCGACCCAAGTCTGTTTTTTGATGATAACGGAAAAGTATATGTCACCTCGGCACAAAATTGGGGGCCAGTAAAAAATCGAATTGTGATGTCTGAAATAGATATCACAACTGGCAAACTACTTTCAGAGCCTATAACGATTTGGAAAGGAACCGGCGGAAAATATCCTGAAGGGCCTCATTTATATAAAAAAGACGGCTTTTATTATTTAATGATTGCCGAAGGCGGAACCGAATATGGCCATAAAGTAACCATCGCCAGAAGCAAAAACATTTGGGGAGCTTATGAATCGAATCCCGCAAATCCTATTTTAACGCACGCAAACGCTGATGAAGAAAACAATCCAATTCAAGGAACTGGCCATGCCGATTTAGTGCAGACTACCGACGGTTCTTGGTTTATGGTGGCATTGGGTTTTAGACCTTTGGATAGTCATCAAATTTTGGGTAGAGAAACTTTTTTGGCTCCCGTGGTTTGGAATCCTAACGAATGGCCTATGGTTAATGGTACTGGTTCCATAACTTTGGATATGAAGGTCGAGAAACTTCCCGGTCAAGTAAAAATGAAGAACTACAATCAGAACGATGATTTCTCCGGAGAAAAATTAGGTTTCGAATGGAATTACATCAATAATCCCATTCCTCAAAACTACTCCCTTTTGGAACGCAAAGGGTATTTAAGATTGTATGGAAGTGAAAAATCATTGAGTGAAAATCCGGGCGTGACCTTTGTAGGCAGAAGACAACAACATTTTAATTTTAATGCCACGACAACAATTGATTTTAATCCCCTTACTGAAAATGAAGAAGCTGGAATTACACTTTACAAAGACGCTTTACATCATTACAAACTATTTATTCGAAAAAACAGGAAGGAACGTGAACTGGTTTTAGTTTATAATATTGGTAAAATTAACGCTGTTGAAAAGCGAATCCCTTTAAAAAAAGGAACAGTAAAACTGACTATTTCTGGAACTCCAGCGTTTTATGAATTTGGTTTTTCGCAAGGAAATAATCCTCAAACTACCCTTGAAAAAGTAGAGACAAAATATTTGAGTACCGAGACGGCAGGAGGTTTTACAGGAGTTTATATTGGTTTGTACGCTTCTGGAAATAGTATTAAATCCAAAGCATCTGCTGATTTTGAGAATTTCAGCTACAATGTACCTGAATAA
- a CDS encoding aromatic ring-hydroxylating dioxygenase subunit alpha: MKETKFTMNYSFPKNAWYACARDVEVKKELFARKIANEPLVMYRTSDNKVVVLQDACWHRLLPLSKGKLINDQVICGYHGLNYNKEGRCTYMPSQETINPSACVKSYAAVEKYRYIWVWMGNPTEADESKVPDLHWNNDADWAGDGEVIYGKCNYRLILDNLMDLTHETFIHGESIGNDAVAEAPFEVTHTDNSVTVTRWMLDIDPPPFWKAQLDKEGNVDRWQIINFQAPSTITIDVGVALKKTGAFEGDRSQGVNGFVLNTVTPETDTTCHYFWSFCRNYDILNQRRTHELRAGVSHIFSQDEDILEAQQIAIQNNPGREFYNLNIDGGAMWVRRIVDEMVAKEALD; the protein is encoded by the coding sequence ATGAAGGAGACCAAATTTACAATGAATTATAGCTTTCCTAAAAATGCTTGGTATGCTTGCGCAAGGGATGTAGAAGTTAAAAAAGAATTATTTGCTAGAAAAATTGCGAATGAGCCATTGGTAATGTACCGTACTTCTGACAATAAAGTGGTAGTTCTTCAAGATGCTTGTTGGCATCGATTATTGCCTCTTTCTAAAGGAAAATTAATTAATGACCAAGTAATTTGTGGTTATCATGGTTTAAATTATAATAAGGAAGGTAGATGTACCTACATGCCTTCTCAAGAAACAATTAATCCTTCTGCTTGTGTAAAAAGTTATGCTGCTGTAGAAAAATACCGTTACATCTGGGTTTGGATGGGGAATCCTACAGAAGCTGATGAATCAAAAGTACCTGATTTACACTGGAATAATGATGCCGATTGGGCAGGAGATGGGGAAGTAATATATGGAAAATGCAATTATCGATTAATTTTAGATAATTTAATGGATTTAACTCATGAAACTTTTATACATGGAGAAAGCATTGGTAATGATGCAGTAGCAGAAGCACCCTTCGAAGTAACTCATACCGATAATTCAGTAACTGTGACCCGTTGGATGTTAGATATTGATCCTCCTCCTTTTTGGAAAGCACAATTAGACAAAGAAGGAAATGTTGATAGATGGCAAATTATTAATTTCCAAGCACCATCCACCATTACTATAGATGTAGGAGTTGCGCTAAAAAAAACTGGTGCTTTTGAAGGAGACCGATCGCAAGGTGTAAATGGTTTTGTTTTAAATACCGTTACGCCTGAAACAGATACTACGTGTCATTATTTTTGGTCTTTTTGTAGAAATTATGACATCCTCAATCAAAGAAGAACACATGAGTTAAGAGCTGGGGTTTCTCATATTTTTTCCCAAGACGAAGACATCTTAGAAGCACAACAAATTGCTATTCAAAACAATCCAGGTCGGGAATTTTATAATCTAAATATAGATGGCGGGGCAATGTGGGTAAGACGAATTGTAGATGAAATGGTTGCAAAAGAGGCTTTAGATTAA
- a CDS encoding glycoside hydrolase family 3 N-terminal domain-containing protein, whose product MKKHIWFVVVLILFFLSCSSTKTAKNTIQPELGFRSITLLKIDGLQFKDLNKNNKLDKYEDWRLANEIRIKDLISKMTIEEKIGFMIISTTRLAGDYSFQQNAPKSEITNGFNEEDLIQNVNMFSHKPLPAPTMTAAGTTKGVLTYHLRHFIARANTSTKIMADWSNNLQALSETSRLGIPCIIASNPRNHVTSDAAIGLSVGTTVFSKWPSELGLAAMRDLKLTREFAEIAAKEWTSVGLRKGYMYMADLATEPRWQRIEGTFGEDANLASDMIREIVLGFQGKQLNKNSVAMTTKHFPGGGPQVEGQDPHFEWGKDQHYPGGMLDYHLKPFQAAIAAGTSSIMPYYAKPIGTQYEEVAFSYNKGIINDLLRKKMGFKGIINSDTGPIDMMPWGVENLSVLERYQKAIGCGVDIFSGSADPALLLETVKKGLVSKSRIDESITRLLREKFELGLFENPYVNAEEAIKIVGNAEFQKKGDLALRKSIVLLRNDSEILPISKKTKIYFETYFDNGKSKSPIVINKPIIPNSNLEFVDSKEEADVVLLWLIPNSGGLFSSNGSPIELSLSKNKIDVAHVNEITEAKPTITVINYTSPWIINEIDNGKLKTVLATFGTTQDALLEVVSGVFNPTGKMPFTTPVSTEAVLENQSDVPGYLKPKGYALFHFGDGLSY is encoded by the coding sequence ATGAAAAAGCATATTTGGTTTGTGGTTGTTCTTATACTGTTTTTTTTGTCTTGCAGTTCAACCAAAACAGCAAAAAACACAATTCAACCCGAACTAGGTTTTCGGTCTATAACCCTATTAAAAATAGATGGCCTACAATTTAAAGATTTAAACAAAAACAACAAACTTGATAAATACGAAGATTGGCGACTTGCTAACGAGATTAGAATAAAAGACCTTATTTCTAAAATGACCATTGAAGAAAAAATAGGTTTTATGATTATAAGTACCACTCGCCTTGCGGGTGATTATTCGTTTCAACAAAACGCTCCTAAGTCTGAAATTACAAATGGTTTTAATGAAGAAGACTTGATACAAAACGTAAATATGTTTAGTCATAAGCCTCTACCCGCACCAACCATGACGGCAGCAGGAACAACTAAAGGTGTTTTGACATACCATCTTCGACACTTTATTGCGCGAGCCAATACAAGTACAAAAATAATGGCCGACTGGTCTAATAATTTACAAGCTTTATCCGAAACTTCTCGATTAGGTATTCCATGTATCATCGCTTCAAATCCACGAAATCATGTAACCTCAGATGCTGCAATAGGTTTGAGCGTTGGGACAACCGTTTTCTCAAAATGGCCAAGCGAGTTGGGACTTGCCGCAATGCGCGATTTGAAATTGACTCGTGAATTTGCCGAGATTGCCGCAAAAGAATGGACTTCTGTTGGTTTGCGAAAGGGATATATGTATATGGCCGATTTAGCAACGGAACCGCGCTGGCAACGTATAGAAGGAACATTCGGTGAAGATGCCAATTTAGCTTCTGACATGATTCGTGAAATTGTATTGGGATTTCAGGGAAAACAATTAAATAAAAATTCAGTAGCAATGACTACCAAACACTTTCCAGGTGGTGGCCCACAAGTCGAAGGGCAAGATCCACATTTTGAATGGGGAAAAGATCAGCATTATCCCGGTGGAATGCTTGATTATCATCTTAAGCCGTTTCAAGCGGCCATAGCTGCAGGAACATCTTCAATAATGCCATACTATGCAAAACCTATTGGTACTCAATATGAAGAAGTAGCTTTTTCTTATAATAAAGGAATTATTAATGATTTGTTACGCAAAAAAATGGGATTCAAGGGAATCATCAACTCGGATACCGGTCCTATAGACATGATGCCTTGGGGAGTGGAAAACCTAAGTGTTTTAGAACGGTATCAAAAAGCTATTGGTTGTGGTGTTGATATTTTTTCAGGCAGTGCAGATCCCGCTCTATTACTCGAAACCGTAAAAAAAGGACTCGTTTCTAAATCTCGAATCGATGAATCCATAACCAGACTTTTAAGAGAAAAATTTGAATTGGGTCTATTTGAAAACCCTTATGTAAACGCCGAGGAAGCCATTAAAATAGTAGGAAATGCCGAATTTCAGAAAAAAGGTGATTTAGCCTTAAGAAAATCGATTGTATTACTCCGAAATGATTCAGAAATTTTACCCATTTCCAAAAAAACAAAAATCTATTTTGAAACCTATTTTGACAACGGTAAATCCAAAAGTCCAATTGTTATAAACAAACCAATAATTCCTAATTCTAATTTAGAGTTTGTTGATTCAAAAGAAGAAGCAGATGTCGTTTTGCTTTGGCTTATCCCAAATTCGGGTGGTCTTTTTAGTTCAAATGGCAGTCCGATCGAGTTAAGCTTGTCAAAAAACAAGATTGATGTTGCTCATGTCAATGAAATTACAGAAGCCAAGCCAACCATAACAGTTATAAATTATACTAGTCCTTGGATTATAAACGAAATTGACAACGGAAAACTTAAAACGGTTTTAGCCACATTCGGAACGACGCAAGATGCTTTATTAGAAGTTGTTAGTGGAGTATTTAATCCAACTGGAAAAATGCCATTTACAACACCCGTTTCAACAGAAGCAGTTTTAGAAAATCAATCGGATGTTCCCGGTTATTTAAAACCTAAAGGATATGCATTATTCCACTTTGGTGATGGACTGAGTTACTGA
- a CDS encoding multidrug effflux MFS transporter — translation MTKTKEINIKTLIIVLGCLNGLMPFSTDLYLPAFPAMAENLGTNVGMITLSMSTFFAGACVGQFFNGPLLDRFGRKNPMLIALVFFFLTSLGCAVVGNIILLCVFRFFQAISISVCSVGSRAMVRDVFPVEKIASMFSTLSLIMGIAPIIAPTLGGFILLFSDWRGIFIFLAVMALLLLVALHFFLPHVKEADANYSLKPKAILGNYKKVILTKGYMGYAIITALASAVLFSWISSSSLLFIGILGISKQHFGWIFASTASCMIVGSQFNRVLLRRFNSYDIAFCAVGMQLLVCCYLLYIAVYSLTVVHLLIGMCFFMLFLSLISPNTMAITIRPFTENIGSANAIMGVTQMALSALVTAILSYFQNGSAIPMVVTMMVLCSISFSMQYVLKQKKV, via the coding sequence ATGACAAAAACAAAAGAAATTAATATAAAAACCCTAATTATTGTATTAGGTTGTTTGAATGGGTTAATGCCTTTTTCAACTGATTTATATTTACCAGCATTTCCTGCAATGGCCGAAAATTTGGGTACAAATGTGGGAATGATTACCCTTTCGATGAGTACTTTTTTTGCAGGAGCTTGTGTAGGCCAGTTTTTTAATGGTCCACTTTTAGATCGTTTTGGGCGTAAAAATCCAATGTTAATTGCGTTAGTATTTTTTTTCTTGACATCTTTAGGATGTGCTGTAGTTGGGAATATAATCCTTTTATGTGTTTTTCGCTTTTTTCAAGCTATTAGTATCAGTGTGTGTTCCGTGGGAAGTAGAGCGATGGTAAGAGATGTATTTCCTGTAGAAAAAATAGCTTCCATGTTTTCTACGCTTTCCCTAATTATGGGAATTGCCCCAATTATTGCCCCAACTTTAGGCGGTTTTATTCTGTTATTTTCTGATTGGAGAGGTATTTTTATCTTTTTGGCAGTAATGGCGTTACTTTTATTAGTCGCACTGCATTTTTTTCTTCCCCATGTGAAAGAAGCTGACGCCAACTATTCTCTAAAACCAAAAGCGATTTTGGGCAATTATAAAAAAGTAATCCTGACCAAAGGATATATGGGATACGCTATCATTACTGCTTTGGCATCAGCGGTATTATTTAGTTGGATTTCAAGTTCTTCTTTATTATTTATTGGGATTTTAGGAATTAGTAAACAACATTTTGGATGGATATTCGCCAGTACTGCTTCCTGCATGATTGTAGGCAGCCAGTTTAATCGGGTATTGTTGCGGAGATTTAATAGTTATGACATTGCATTTTGTGCTGTAGGAATGCAATTATTAGTTTGCTGTTACTTATTATATATAGCCGTTTACTCCTTGACGGTAGTACATCTTCTAATAGGCATGTGTTTTTTTATGTTGTTTTTATCATTGATTTCTCCCAATACAATGGCAATTACTATTCGTCCTTTTACGGAAAATATAGGCAGTGCCAATGCAATTATGGGTGTGACACAAATGGCATTGAGTGCATTAGTTACAGCAATACTTAGCTATTTTCAAAATGGCAGCGCAATTCCTATGGTCGTAACGATGATGGTATTATGTAGTATTAGCTTTAGTATGCAATACGTTTTAAAACAAAAAAAAGTATGA
- a CDS encoding DUF3861 domain-containing protein, producing the protein MEKRTNKYKLKLEILTTAKVDDTVYTPIELEFDNHDNILNIVERMKSRNLFHTENQATEFAIGLKMFSEVMLKNRDNALFTEFRPAFSEFMKKLKSTPTQNEN; encoded by the coding sequence ATGGAAAAAAGAACTAATAAATACAAATTAAAACTAGAAATTTTGACAACAGCAAAAGTTGACGATACTGTCTATACTCCTATAGAATTAGAATTCGACAATCATGATAACATTTTAAATATTGTTGAAAGAATGAAAAGTAGAAACCTTTTTCATACTGAAAACCAAGCTACAGAATTTGCTATTGGACTAAAAATGTTTAGCGAAGTAATGTTAAAAAACAGGGACAATGCACTTTTTACTGAATTCAGACCTGCTTTCAGTGAGTTTATGAAAAAGCTTAAGTCAACTCCAACCCAAAACGAAAATTAA
- a CDS encoding PDR/VanB family oxidoreductase has product MRYSNIWKEAIITKVSLIAENVKHIELSLSEIPAYTPGSHIDVQIFIDNSPSIRSYSLIGRSEKGKPLTIAVKLLAESRGGSKYIGKLKEGQKIQISQPKNHFEMTFGRDNYILIAGGIGITPIIAMAQELKHKKSNFRLEYAGASRKEMPFLEMLSESFGDNLSCHIKDENQRLDIKKTIAELAKGTQLYFCGPMRMLDDIRQAWHDNGFSSFDLRYETFGTTGSYPTQSFTINLPRFNKTLSVSINTNLLDTLKDNGIEIMSDCLKGECGLCVVDIIKYTGKIDHRDTFFSQEQKSENKQICACVSRVFEGELTIDTSYRGENIKN; this is encoded by the coding sequence ATGAGATATTCAAATATTTGGAAAGAAGCAATAATAACAAAAGTGTCTTTGATTGCAGAAAATGTAAAGCACATTGAATTATCCTTGAGTGAAATTCCTGCCTATACTCCGGGTTCACATATTGACGTTCAAATTTTTATTGATAATAGTCCAAGCATACGAAGTTATTCCCTAATTGGAAGATCTGAAAAAGGAAAACCACTTACTATTGCAGTTAAACTGCTAGCTGAAAGTCGTGGAGGTTCAAAATATATCGGTAAATTAAAAGAAGGGCAAAAAATTCAAATATCACAACCAAAAAATCATTTCGAAATGACATTTGGGCGTGATAATTATATATTGATTGCTGGAGGAATTGGCATTACTCCTATTATTGCCATGGCGCAGGAACTAAAACATAAAAAATCTAATTTTCGGTTAGAATATGCTGGTGCATCTAGAAAAGAAATGCCTTTCCTGGAAATGCTCTCTGAATCCTTTGGAGATAATTTGAGTTGTCATATTAAAGATGAAAACCAACGATTAGATATTAAGAAAACAATAGCAGAACTTGCAAAAGGAACACAACTTTATTTTTGCGGACCTATGAGAATGCTCGATGATATTCGACAAGCTTGGCACGACAATGGTTTTTCTTCTTTTGATTTGAGGTATGAAACGTTTGGAACAACGGGCAGCTACCCTACGCAGTCTTTTACAATAAATCTACCTCGTTTTAATAAAACCCTTTCGGTTTCTATCAACACAAACCTGCTAGATACTTTAAAAGACAATGGAATTGAAATTATGTCAGATTGCCTAAAAGGAGAGTGTGGATTATGTGTAGTTGATATTATTAAATATACAGGTAAAATTGACCATCGAGATACTTTTTTTAGTCAAGAACAAAAGTCCGAAAACAAACAAATATGCGCCTGCGTATCTCGAGTGTTTGAAGGAGAATTAACAATCGATACTTCATATCGTGGAGAAAATATAAAAAATTAA
- a CDS encoding SDR family NAD(P)-dependent oxidoreductase, with protein MKNLFDLTGKVALVTGASSGMGKAIAEIIGIHGATVIISSNDTKGCIATQTAFENKGIKAFAIPCDISKKKEIDALVFQCKEKAATIDILVNCVGIAIPGSFLEIDSENFEKTMQINLENVIYLTQKIIPSMQAQKEGTIIYLASLSSVRGNKNLGLYGISKAGLAQLARNLAVEFGPDNIRVNAISPGVIDTEFAKPLTQNPEVMEKRILLTPLRRIGKVEEVAGMALLLASKAGGFISGQNIIIDGGTTISDGN; from the coding sequence ATGAAAAACCTATTTGATTTAACAGGGAAAGTCGCTTTAGTAACGGGTGCTTCAAGCGGTATGGGAAAAGCAATTGCTGAAATCATAGGGATACACGGAGCTACAGTTATCATTTCAAGTAATGATACAAAAGGATGTATTGCAACTCAAACAGCGTTTGAAAATAAAGGAATTAAAGCATTTGCAATTCCTTGTGATATTTCTAAAAAAAAGGAAATAGATGCGTTGGTTTTTCAATGCAAAGAAAAAGCAGCGACAATTGACATTTTAGTGAATTGTGTCGGAATAGCCATTCCCGGTTCTTTTTTGGAAATCGATTCAGAAAATTTTGAAAAAACAATGCAAATTAATTTAGAAAACGTCATTTACTTAACCCAAAAAATAATCCCAAGCATGCAGGCTCAAAAAGAGGGTACCATTATCTATCTAGCCAGTTTATCCAGTGTAAGAGGTAATAAGAACTTGGGATTATATGGCATTTCAAAAGCGGGATTAGCACAATTGGCACGTAATCTTGCGGTAGAATTTGGACCTGATAATATTCGGGTCAATGCAATTTCGCCTGGCGTTATTGATACGGAATTTGCAAAACCATTGACACAAAATCCCGAAGTTATGGAAAAAAGAATTTTGCTTACGCCATTACGAAGAATTGGAAAAGTAGAAGAAGTAGCCGGAATGGCTCTCTTATTAGCTTCAAAAGCCGGCGGCTTTATCAGCGGTCAAAATATTATCATTGATGGTGGCACAACCATTAGTGATGGAAATTAA
- a CDS encoding cupin domain-containing protein, which produces MNLPIRRIVTGHNLEGTAVFTSDEEFETVVIPTGDAAMTTLWTTATVPADCNDETDGAKRDAGTTLKGGSVIRIVDMLPGASSPLHRTDSIDYGIIISGEIELELENNVSKRIGAGEIIIQRGTLHKWKNPSETEICRIVFVLIEAKPYEMNGISLPEYMQH; this is translated from the coding sequence ATGAATTTACCAATTAGAAGAATTGTAACAGGACATAATCTGGAAGGCACTGCGGTATTCACTTCCGATGAAGAATTTGAAACCGTTGTTATTCCAACTGGCGATGCTGCTATGACTACATTGTGGACAACAGCTACTGTTCCTGCAGATTGCAATGACGAAACTGATGGAGCCAAGAGAGATGCTGGCACAACTCTCAAAGGAGGATCGGTGATTCGTATTGTAGATATGTTACCGGGAGCTTCTTCCCCACTTCACCGAACGGACAGCATCGATTATGGAATTATAATTAGCGGTGAAATCGAACTTGAATTAGAAAATAACGTTTCAAAGAGAATTGGTGCCGGAGAAATTATAATTCAACGCGGAACCTTGCACAAATGGAAAAATCCAAGTGAAACTGAAATTTGCAGAATTGTTTTTGTACTCATTGAGGCAAAACCATACGAGATGAACGGAATATCGCTTCCTGAATATATGCAACATTAA
- a CDS encoding glycoside hydrolase family 3 C-terminal domain-containing protein: MKKFLLLICFACLNLIVLAQEKPVPKLNKNNIKQVIKALTLEEKVKLVVGMGMYISGAPAGLLPPNDPEDDKIAPKVPGTSGRTHAIKRLGIPSITLSDGPAGIHFLDLTNAKPKYATAIPIGTLLASTWDTIMTKKAGEILGREAKEYGIDIVLTPAFNIQRNPLGGRNFEYYSEDPFLSGTIAAAVTNGIQKQGIGVSVKHFAANNTETNRMKLNTIVSERTLREIYLKGFEIAVKKSNPWTLMTSYNLINGTYTSESKKLISTILRKEWGFKGLVMSDWFAGQNAAISLGAGNDLQMPGRPDQVQTITNGVKNGSLAMSDLNSSVERVLNLVVKTITFNKYNYSNEPDLTANAAISRMVASEGMVLLKNDKALPLPKSSTIALFGNASYDIIAGGTGSGDVVKKYTISLDEGLLHSGFKLQQNAKSTYEDYVKLENAKKPAPSFMDVFNPFSIKEMDIKNELITTAEANSDIAIITIGRISGESKDRKVENDFNLTDAEKQTLKTLSESFHAKNKKVIVVINAGGVVEMASWSPWVDAILMAWQPGMEGGNAIADILSGKVNPSGKLTATFPISYNDVPSAGNFPGKQLPLKEGEILDPVMPTYPAEITYDDEIYLGYRYFNTKKVKTAYEFGYGLSYTQFEYSTIKLNSTDFTDKITATITIKNTGKVAGKEVVQLYLSAPSIKLKKPFEELKGFAKTKLLQPNESQTISFTLTPSELASFDPTFSSWIAEAGKYTIRMGASSLDIKQTKEFGLKKDILVK; encoded by the coding sequence TGGTAGTCGGAATGGGTATGTATATTTCAGGGGCTCCAGCAGGTTTATTACCTCCCAATGATCCAGAAGATGACAAAATTGCACCAAAAGTTCCCGGCACCTCGGGTAGAACACACGCCATAAAACGTTTGGGAATTCCTAGTATTACCCTATCCGATGGACCGGCTGGAATACATTTTCTGGATTTAACCAATGCAAAGCCAAAATATGCTACAGCAATTCCCATAGGAACATTGTTAGCCAGCACTTGGGATACCATTATGACCAAAAAAGCGGGCGAAATATTAGGTCGTGAAGCTAAAGAATATGGAATTGATATTGTATTGACACCTGCTTTTAACATCCAAAGAAATCCTTTGGGAGGCCGAAATTTCGAATACTATTCTGAAGACCCGTTTCTTTCAGGAACTATTGCAGCAGCGGTAACTAATGGTATTCAAAAACAAGGCATTGGCGTTTCTGTAAAACATTTTGCAGCCAATAATACCGAAACCAATAGAATGAAATTGAACACCATTGTAAGCGAACGTACCTTAAGAGAAATCTATCTAAAAGGTTTTGAAATAGCAGTTAAAAAATCAAATCCCTGGACATTGATGACTTCGTACAATCTTATAAATGGCACTTATACTTCAGAAAGTAAAAAATTGATAAGCACTATTTTACGTAAAGAATGGGGTTTTAAAGGTTTGGTGATGAGTGATTGGTTTGCAGGACAAAACGCAGCTATTTCTCTAGGAGCCGGAAATGATTTACAAATGCCGGGAAGACCAGATCAAGTACAAACTATTACAAATGGCGTAAAAAATGGTTCACTAGCAATGAGTGATTTAAATTCGAGTGTGGAACGCGTTTTAAATCTTGTTGTAAAAACAATTACTTTCAATAAGTACAACTATTCAAATGAACCCGATTTAACGGCAAATGCAGCTATTTCAAGAATGGTAGCATCAGAAGGAATGGTTTTATTAAAAAATGACAAGGCGCTACCACTACCAAAATCCAGTACTATTGCCTTATTTGGCAACGCATCTTATGACATTATTGCGGGAGGAACAGGCAGTGGAGATGTAGTAAAAAAATATACGATTTCTCTTGACGAGGGTTTACTGCATTCTGGATTCAAACTACAACAAAATGCCAAATCTACTTATGAAGATTACGTAAAATTAGAAAATGCAAAAAAACCAGCTCCTTCATTTATGGATGTTTTTAATCCTTTTTCTATTAAAGAAATGGACATTAAAAACGAATTAATTACAACAGCTGAAGCTAATTCTGACATTGCTATTATCACAATTGGTAGAATATCCGGTGAATCTAAAGACCGTAAAGTAGAAAATGATTTCAATTTAACTGATGCTGAAAAGCAAACACTTAAAACACTTTCGGAATCTTTTCATGCTAAAAACAAAAAAGTTATTGTGGTTATCAACGCTGGAGGTGTTGTTGAAATGGCGAGTTGGAGTCCTTGGGTTGATGCTATTTTGATGGCTTGGCAACCTGGTATGGAAGGTGGTAATGCCATAGCCGATATACTATCAGGAAAAGTAAACCCATCAGGAAAATTAACAGCTACATTTCCTATTTCCTATAATGATGTACCCTCTGCTGGAAATTTCCCTGGAAAACAACTTCCGCTTAAAGAAGGGGAAATATTAGACCCTGTAATGCCTACTTATCCTGCCGAAATAACATACGATGATGAAATCTATTTGGGTTACCGTTATTTCAATACTAAAAAGGTAAAAACAGCTTATGAATTTGGCTACGGTTTGAGTTATACACAATTTGAATACAGCACTATAAAACTCAATTCAACTGATTTTACAGATAAAATTACAGCAACTATTACCATTAAAAACACTGGTAAAGTAGCCGGAAAAGAAGTCGTACAATTGTATTTAAGTGCACCTTCAATAAAATTGAAAAAGCCTTTCGAAGAGTTGAAAGGGTTTGCAAAAACAAAATTATTACAGCCGAACGAATCACAAACCATAAGTTTTACTCTTACCCCAAGTGAATTAGCATCTTTCGATCCTACTTTTTCGTCCTGGATTGCTGAAGCAGGAAAATATACCATTCGAATGGGAGCCTCTTCATTAGATATCAAACAAACAAAAGAGTTCGGCTTGAAAAAAGACATTCTTGTTAAATAA